The stretch of DNA CCCgtatttaaagaaaacacaaagaagctTTTGTTTGACGCTTGGAGGATCATCCCACCCACCCTGAGGCATATGAATAAGTTGCTGTGGTCAGTGGGTTTGACATCCAAACATTGCACAGAATGTGACATTGGAGGAAGGCTTTTTGACTTTGAGCACCTGAAAGGATGTATGGCTGGATTATTATCTGAAGTCAAACTTAACATGGTCTCATATGTTTATTGTGTTTCAGGtgtgaagaaaacaaagtcGACATCATCATGgatgtgaagaaaaaagaaatggaccTCCTGAGCAACAGCATAGCTGCTTATGCACACATTAAAGGTAAACTCCGCAGCCCAGCACAATATGTGGCTTCATGTTTAGGATTTGATCTTGAATGAACGAGCTAACTCTATCTGACACTGTTCATGCGTGTCCTTTCCACAGCCAACCCAGAGAGCTTTGGCCTTTACTTCGTGCTGGGAGTGTGTTTCGGCCTGGTGCTGacgctctgcctcctggtcatCCGCATCTCCTGCAAGCCGCGAACCAACGTCGCTCCCTCCACGCCTGAGAAAAAGCAGTTAAAGGACATGAgcgaggaagaagaagagagcgatgatgacgaagatgaagatggagatGACGTGGAGGCCCCTATCCCTCTGCCCAGCACAGAAATCCCTGTTGCTAATCACAGCGGCCAATCTGATGGGACGTTGAGCGTGAACGTATTTACCTCAGCTGAGGAGTTGGAACGAGCTCAGCgactggaggagagagaacGGATCATTCGGGAGATCTGGAGGAACGGCCAACCTGATATCCTGGGGACAGGAACGGGGACAATTGGAAGAGTGCATTACTACTAAGAGAGCTACAGGGGAAGCACTGTAAACTCTGTGAAGGAGTGGCAAAGACCTTTGGGTGGGCCTGGTGGCCCTGAAGCCTGCGAGACTTGAGACCATGTGGAGAGAGGACCAACAGTGATGCACCACCTTGCTTGGCTCTAACAGAGCTGAACTTTGACATCTCTCATTTCTCATGAAGCAATGCGATTTTCAAGAGACCTTATCATGAACTTATATCAAGAGATGTTTTTACAGCTAATTAATCTGTATGGATGAGAATGTATGAATGTGGGAGCTGAAGGAAACTTGAAGTAATCAGTCTGTTAGAAACTATGGTGCTTAAGGATATAAAATGCACACAACCAGGTTATGTAATGagtgaaaattttaaatccGAATAAGTACAATGTGTGTACTGTGGAGATAATTTGTTTTGCAGAGAGGGGAAGGAAACGAGCAACATTTTCCGACTTAAAAGTAAACTGGAGGTCAGAGATTACATGTTCATATgcacaaagaaaattaaagttGGAATCTTTAATTTATGAATACATTACACCCAAGCCAACATTTTCAGGTTTAATTCCACCAGAAGAAATTGCAAAATTAAAGTATTAAGCTTAAAACCATTTTTCGTTTCTCTTCATGATGCTCAGTGATgtcagacaaataaacaaatgaaacaaataaagagTGGCTTATTCGTCCATACCTTTGGGTTATGGATTTATGATGAAGCctgaaaatctgtttgtttgtttttttttttccttctttgtcatttatttctgctcaatgtctttttttttttaatccagttttTATAACATAAAACTCCAAACAAGTCCTAATGTTTGGAGAACAACTGATTATAATGAAGTTTAGCTATAGGATaatcttaacctaaccctaaatAATCTTAATAATCTTTAATAGTcgtaggaaaaagaaaaaaacccgGAAGGCAATCAATGTCGCCCAAGTCTTTACCGTAAATAACTTAATGGAGGGGCACCCGTAACACCTGGTTTGTACCGTCTCGTCTTGCGCCTCTACTTTTGGTGATTTCGGTGTATCCGGTGATATTTTCCGTTGTGTCAACCGATTCCGCCCCCCCACAACGGTGTTgtgttaccgtgcgtacttaaagaagaaacgtggtgatacacaccaggtaataatacggccacgatgtatgatgtggaatgagccgatcgttatggagaaataatccaggtaggatgaggattatacatcgtggttATATttttaactggaacacgtacagacatattattacctggaacacgcattagcttgtagccagagtttggatgtcttctgtggtcatcacttacaacaacacgttccaactcctcatcacagaatacaggtctgtctgcctgcgcgctcacacacacacacacacacaaaacattaacaacgagtaatgtcccggtctttgtgtgtgttgttgtgtctgaagcggtggagtacttctaaaTAATATCTTTGtacagaaataaagccaacaagttaaatacATTCCTCTGGCCCCCATGTCACtgtctctgttacctgactgcagctggagccctctcctctccgtctcttcctctctgatggagttaccaaactcagctgtttctgtcaaagataacgttttgtgtcgggctttaatacaagctaggctaatgggcgttagcattagagctgtccagttagcttacgttaaAAATgaacggccctgtttcttaccttgctctacgtttctcgttCCAAactcaccgtcaccaccttttaaaaaaagttttgtatAGAACATTTCTcaaccttttattttcttattcttctttcatttcccgactggacattttcctatcgaacttcagacaacagacaacaggctagcatagcaacagtaaccaaggggggcggggcttagcgaaggatcggtggccaaaccatttattggggggggggggggggggggggggtgttacaattaggaagaaaacaagttagaaaCTTTTGTAACTCAAATATGACATAATCCACATATTACAAAATagtaaaagttgtgttttttttacatgtcctccataaacaaatcatctcagtgggtgattcatTCGCtgttttactggtctagtctgtggacgcgtcctgtctccggtctggtctcggtccgttcctggaggggtgccagaccggtctggtctggttcggcctaggtcctggggggggcgccgtatctgcattagcccagtccattactcgcaaccaattaattccgtagacacgttcaggtgcccacaccgggaatcgaaccgcaATCttcacattacatacatttacattaaatcacgtttaacattacatacatattcaGCATTACATTAACATCAGATATACATATTTACAGTCATTACATCACTTTTTACATCCACatcatgtgtgtatatatatatatatattccattACAGTTCCATTACAGTCCATTACATCACTAACCCCGGGGTTGCATTACATTACGTTACATTACACATTGacatcacctaccctagccTGGAATCGAACTGCTCCCACCCAGGTGTGGGGCGGCAGCGTTACcactgcgccacagcgctgcttgACTCACCGCACATATTTGCGCTATTTCACCATATCACATTTaggtcacctgacctaaccgtgatgacgtgtTCACCCAAagtgagccgggattggctccagcaccccacgtgacctcttcttcaacgcctgttgatttgttaataaaataataataataaaataataccatgctttgttgctgaatttttgttgtgtatatgctacattttaacagttttacagTTGATCGATCAATtacaattatgtagacctatagcctattttatgggcatgtcgtgcaagagataacagataatgtgtaaaaatattaagtgttcagtgaatggatcattgactttcgtataaatcatgcacttactttgaactaacccaggacataaactaattcccaacccagtttcccaaagggtggccaggatgagcgtttgtcatgtgagtgtatgttcattatagtaaaatggacaaacttgtgttcaacgagttcgtggATTCTGAAAAATAACACCTttgggtgtttccgaggagcagaaatatgtcattcgcaggcgctccgcccgtttccaaataaatggtaagcaataattacgttatacgtcaaaaataatgtcatcaattcgtcagtcgagcatgctaaccagttagctaaccagttagctagcagtccatttcgaagcgactaactagtgtaagtgatccggcgGTAAGGTTTACTTaacagctaggctagctggcatccattgACACAAAGatgacaatgaatggccgaacaaatgcattctcttttttttttacatataataaataacataccagtaacctacacattggcttgttatAGcagtgtttctatttgcgtttcttccttaactacgcacggtaacttagcaactacgcacgactcagcagtaaatcagcgtaaaggggaaccggaacttgggggggaaccaaatcggttgacacaccgtcTCCAGGTCGCGCAGCGTCACTTAGAGTCGATAAAATGGATAAAAGTGGAGCATTTACTTCAAACCGGATGTTGGATTTGAGGAGTTGGGAGGAAACGTCAGAATGAGTACAccttattttttgtttggttgtttgtttgtttgtttgattgcaGATGTGTAGTCTTGATTGGGCTGTTTCTGACAACGCTTTCAGTATTAAATTAATTTAGAGATTTATatcccctccccttcccccttCACTTCAGTGAGCCCCCTTTACTCCAAACCTTCAGATTAACATTTGTTTTAGTGTTTAGTGgtaaaagggcaaaaaaaatgTTAGGATTTACTGTCAGAAAATCTGGTCCAGACATTTATGTTCGCCCCAGAATGACTTGCAATAACTTTTAGGATCCcctgacttttcatttgaagcCAGCATTCAGGTGGAGTTTAGGCATCTCCTGGACCTTTACGACCAAATGGCCACAAAGCTGCTGACTGTTGCTTTTAGCTGGAGGCAAAGAGTATATTGTTGCTTGTGTTCATTTAATTTGGGTTTGACCTGCAGTGAGTGCTGGCCACGTCTGAAACAGGTGACATTCACTTGCTGAACTTTTCTGCTCTTGTGTTGCTGATATGATGCTGGCTGTTCATTTTGCTCAATATGGCTGATGTTCATGTGATGGCTGAATGCTTTCTTGCGATGTTAATTCGTTGTATTCGTGAATGTTCATTTCTGTTGCTGTGTGGCTGAAATAATGCTGGCTGCTGAtttctgctctcttttttttttttttttttgaaattttcCTCATGTGCGATACGGTGCTTTTGATTTCTGGCATGCAGAGCATGTGTATTCAGCTCAACTGGTTTTGTAGCGCCCTTTTGTGTTTCTCAGTTTGCTCGACTGTTAATTTCTTGATTTGAGACGCTTTGTTCAGAAATGCCTGCAGGATGAAAGATGCTCTCTGAATAATATGTTCCCCtcattgtctgtgtgtcctgctTTGCAGAAGGAGAGCCCACACATAGTAGATTCCATACAATAGCTGATGTGAGGCGCTGTGTCTAATGTGGTTTTGGGGGTTGGAGGGCTGTATTACTGTCACTCCCAACACGCTGTTCAGAATTTGGTGCACACTCATGAGGAGTGAGGTCGGGGCTAGGGCTTCAATGGCAAAAATCAACTCATAAGAAATCAGTTCCATGTGAGTTGGCTGAAATATTATTTGGCTGCCATTAAAGACTTAGAGAAAATTGATGGCTTGTGCACACCAGGCGAATGTTTGTACTGGGCATTATCACAAGTTAATTTTTCAGTGGTTTGCTGATTTACAAGATGTGAAACTATAAAGTTTTGGCATAGAAATCAAGATATCCAAAAGGAAGAATATACAAAATACTCATCGTGTTATGGCACATgtccacatttttcttttggccCACCTGGGGCTGGAGACTTTACTTTTACATCCTTGCGCTGTGAGGCTGCGTTGGTTGGGGAGGAAAGCAGGCCAAGAACTACTGCTAGAGCATTTGGCAAAGCACACACTGTGCTGGAGGAACAGACAGGGTTCAGGTTTGCCTTGGGGCCCACTCTGTTTTCCAATGAAGCCCACACTTGAAGTCTTCTCTATTGAGGTCTTTGGGAAGCCTCACATGTGGTCACAAGCTTTCAGAAATCAGTGGCATTGACTCTTTGAAGAAGTTGTGTAATTATATTTGTTTAAATCTCTTGTGAACAGCGTTTACCTCAAAAGCATAGGACCGAATATAAGTTTTGCTGAATTCACAACTCAATATTTTGAGCAGTGTTTCGGAGGAAGTAATCGAAACACGCATGTAATGAGAAGGATCATATTTTAGCTTTCAGCCTCAGTAATTATACAGTCAAGAAACAATACGTCAATAAAATGAAGTGAACATCAACATGAGGGAAATCCAACTGGAGAAAACCGGAGATCTGAAGCCAAAAAAGTGTGGGAAAGCTCTCTGTGAAAGATGTACATAATCCAGCTTGTAAGGCTATCATTTGTGGTTCTCTTGCTGATTGCAGAAAATGTCCCTTTATAGATGACGGCATCTACCGTATAGCTTCATCCATGCTAATTAACCACTCCTTTAAATAgttaaactgttttcattttattgcagtggtcatatttgaatattttgaggAGCATAAACAACTCCTTTGGTTATTGTAACAATAATTACCCTCAGTATGGtaaaattttcttctttttttttttcacatgtgtAAGCTTTATTAAGACTCCCCATAAGGTCACCCATATGATTTATATCTGGATCGTTCCATCCCTTTTCTTTGACACAGACGAGCTGTTCTATCTCAGCTCCTCTTTCACAATTTCTAATTTTAACTCCTTGCATTTGACCTCTGCTCCAAAATGcttcagttttcaacagcaaGTTTTCAGAGCTGCCAACAGTTCTTTGGCAGTCTTTCCACTGTTATGGTGTGCCATGCCAGGTTGTTGTTTCCGGAGTCAAATATTCACAGAAGTGCTGTGTTACAATTAATATGAGTGACTGTCATGTAAACAGCGCCCATCATCACAGAGATCTCTTAGCGGTCCTTCAGCTGAAGAATTAAAATTCCATTTGTGCTTGCAAAATTTTTGAGGAgaagcatttatttttcatgtcatataaaaatctgacatttctgGAATGTCgcccttttttcccttttactcTCATTCATGTCACCCCTTATCCAAAAGCGGGAATGTGCCTTCAATCACCATTATTCAACGCggtttttaaaaatagtttgttCCCATGGCAGTTTCAGAAGCACCCGGTTCCTGATGAGCTCCAGATGTTGTCCAGATGTGCTCTGCAGTGGGCAACACTAGTAGGCTTAGGCTTAGACGGGAACACACCACCACCGTGACCACCCCGTTTTAGAGCCAAAGCACAATTTGTGTGCCTACTTCTGAAGATGGCATGATTCATATACGGTCGAGTTAAAGCATGAAGGCTCAATGATGAGTCCAAAAAGTTTGTATGAAATCTTCCTTCTCTGATGAGTCACTCGTTGTGAGAGTGAGTCAGTTTTTCTCAGTAACACTGGAtgcctttttcattttgctgcgAAAGTGCGGCAGGCCACAAACTTTGTATAAATCGTACGAAGTGTCAACAGCACTTTTCAAGACTTCGTCTTGTAAACACATCGCAATTTAACATTAGCCATTTTCTCTAAGCTTTGATATGAAATGaattttcgtgtgtgtgtgtgtgtgtgtgtgtgtgttttgcgaGTATCAACAACTCTCTTCCGATAATCCAGCACTCACTGACTAGTTTGGCGCCTCTCCTTATGTTGATGCGTGGACATTCAGTGCCCCCCAGTGGAAGCAGGACTACATGCCGTTGTAAAAATTTCACCTGCTCATGTTGACAGCAGTACTTCAACATTCAGGCAGCATTAGGCCTACTCCTTTGGATGACTTAAAATGACCTTTATAGTTCTTTGCAAAAGACATCCCACCATTTTCTCTTATTTACAGCTGCATATATTACATATTCTGCTGAGACATTAATGTTGAAGGTAcaagtaaaacatttaacaagaaaCAATGTAAAACATCAATTTAATTTTCCACCTAGCATACCCCACCGAGGACCTATATTTTTAACTTCCAGCATTCACATAAGTTTAAAAGTTTACCAGTGTGTCATTCCAAAGTCTTTTGGAGGATCAAGTttgtccagtccagtccagtttgaCCTGATGACCAGCTGTGCTTTCTACCATAgctctcctctgtgtgtctgcagtcagAGAGGGCAAATCTCCCTCACCacttcatataaaaaaaaaagtccaactcCTTTGAATTTGCAGTTGGAGAGCTTGTGTCAGGCAGCCAGTCATGCCAGCCTCAAATTGTTTACTTCCTCCTGAAtggaaaagacattttcaacaGTCGATTATTGCTGACTTTGAGAACCGCAGCTTCTGTATTCTGTGTTTGGTAATAAGATGCTTACAGTAAAAATGAATGCATGCAAAACCTGAGACATGCTTCACTTACCTGCAGCGCGGCTTGTTTGTCCCTCTGCTTCCTGAGTTCTTCTTTCACTTCCTGCATGTCTTGCCTGATCAAAAGAGGCATAattagagaaaaagagacatgtCTCTTCTAACACAGCCAACCAGAGCTCTGTGATGTTTCCTAAGAAACAACAGTCAAGGCAAAGATCAAACATTGTTGAATTTGTGCACCTTTTAAGCGCACAACTTGTGTTTCTCCCACAGGTTTGGAGTagacacttcctgtgtgtgctgtgtctaCAAACATCAGAACCTCAACTGGGAAGAGAAGAGGCGTCTACACCATCTCAGGACTGTTCtgatatttgaacattttaaataaagccaAACTGTACTGTTTAGGTAAACACTCATCAAACGCTCGGGTTTTACACATGCCCATGCCACAGATGAGTGTTACTCACTCATGACGTGTCTGTAGCAGCTCCAGAGTCATCCTCAGCTCCTTGATCTCAGCCTGTAGGCTTTCCACAGTTGGCTCTTCTTTATTGTTCATAGCTACTTTGGGCGGCGCCGGTCGAACGGGAGGCGGCGTCTTGGGTCGAAGCTCAGGCCTTGCAGGTGATGGCAGGAGATtctctgtgctctgtgatgAATAAGACCAATGAACTTCACCAGCTTCAGGCTAAAATGCTCATGCAAAGCATTCAAAACAACATAATAACCGTTGTTATGCACAAccaagagaaaaatgaaaaggtgcATCCTTTCCAGAAATTAGTCAGTCACAAACCTTTTGCAAGCCAGGTAATTTGTCTAGTTGGAGCTTTTTTGGCAATAATTCTGATTCTGTCTGGTCACTGGCACTCTGGAAGAGAATAAGTGACAAATTTAATGACAAACGTGAAATGATTTCTTACAACCTTCACATTCCCAGGTATGCTGGTCTACCAACTGTCTTTTGATCAGATGAGTACAAAGCATAAAAGGATTTTAGCGAGtcatttaatgaataaataagtttATTTCCCTGAATGCCCAGATGATAACTCAAAGATCAGGCTGAAACTTGTACTCCATTTAAGGAGAGAATGCAGGAAGTTCATAAAAACTTGGGGTGTGTCTATGACGAGAGCGTCTTCTGTGG from Echeneis naucrates chromosome 6, fEcheNa1.1, whole genome shotgun sequence encodes:
- the eva1ba gene encoding eva-1 homolog Ba, encoding MDVKKKEMDLLSNSIAAYAHIKANPESFGLYFVLGVCFGLVLTLCLLVIRISCKPRTNVAPSTPEKKQLKDMSEEEEESDDDEDEDGDDVEAPIPLPSTEIPVANHSGQSDGTLSVNVFTSAEELERAQRLEERERIIREIWRNGQPDILGTGTGTIGRVHYY